A genomic window from Salvia splendens isolate huo1 chromosome 11, SspV2, whole genome shotgun sequence includes:
- the LOC121754197 gene encoding cell division cycle-associated protein 7-like, translating into MVALTNPAPENLDIPQQEQMQQEEDDRRGSEIFDYELCREERIRENRERMQKLGIFSLSQQLKPSPVRSYRKANRLYNPLPPSPAGPTRRSSRLQSSTPVTYCEIDMGKKEKSVKEWREEGSRPEVYTEEHDKLLGSTEMSWTLFVDGYGKDGKRIYDPINGKTCHQCRQKTLGQRTHCSSCNMVQGQFCGDCLYMRYGENVIEAKANPDWICPVCRGICNCSLCRQGKGWPPTGMMYKKIANLGYKSVAHYLVQTRRADTDKETNVGSKVPVSAKRSLPFTDFEVTGEEGDLLEPGHECSEPLPEALAKDQVEHQLNPEVEEDSAGCDDDKETIPVAGTACINGTEPLNDEAIADASADEIEKKEPIPDIKCIAGSETSPKPTKKRGRYEPAPDSIGGRLRKRRKEPQLGGAIRADTTAEVGGIASRLRKRRTT; encoded by the exons ATGGTGGCTCTCACAAATCCGGCGCCGGAAAACCTAGACATTCCCCAACAGGAACAGATGCAGCAGGAAGAAGATGATCGGCGTGGCTCCGAGATTTTCGATTATGAACTGTGCAGAGAGGAACGAATCAGAGAGAATCGCGAGAGAATGCAGAAGCTCGGGATTTTCTCCCTCTCTCAGCAACTCAAACCCTCTCCCGTCAGATCTTACCGCAAAGCTAATCGCCTTTACAATCCGCTGCCTCCCTCCCCTGCCGGCCCCACCCGCCGCTCTTCTAG GCTGCAAAGCTCTACGCCTGTTACTTACTGCGAAATAGACATGGGGAAAAAGGAGAAATCAGTGAAGGAATGGAGAGAGGAGGGGTCGAGGCCTGAAGTTTACACTGAGGAGCATGACAAATTGCTGGGAAGCACTGAAATGAGCTGGACTCTTTTTGTTGATGGATATGGAAAAGATGGCAAGAGAATTTATGATCCCATCAATGGCAAAACTTGCCATCAATGCAG GCAAAAGACTCTTGGTCAGCGTACGCATTGCAGCAGCTGCAACATGGTCCAGGGACAGTTCTGTGGAGATTGCTTGTACATGAG GTATGGGGAAAATGTGATCGAAGCAAAAGCAAATCCTGACTGGATCTGCCCGGTTTGTCGTGGAATTTGTAACTGCAGTTTGTGCCGGCAAGGAAAAGGGTGGCCTCCTACCGGGATGATGTACAAGAAG ATTGCAAATCTTGGCTACAAGTCAGTGGCACACTATCTTGTCCAAACACGGCGTGCAGATACAGATAAAGAGACCAATGTTGGCAGCAAGGTTCCAGTTTCTGCAAAGAGATCGCTGCCCTTTACAGACTTTGAGGTAACTGGTGAAGAAGGCGATCTTTTAGAACCTGGCCACGAATGTTCAGAACCTTTGCCTGAAGCTTTGGCAAAGGATCAAGTTGAACATCAATTGAATCCCGAAGTTGAAGAAGATTCTGCTGGATGTGACGACGATAAAGAAACTATACCTGTGGCTGGTACAGCATGCATAAATGGTACAGAGCCATTGAATGATGAGGCAATAGCCGATGCTAGTGCCGATGAGATTGAGAAAAAGGAGCCTATTCCGGACATCAAGTGCATTGCTGGATCAGAAACGAGTCCAAAACCGACCAAGAAACGAGGGCGCTATGAACCAGCACCAGATAGTATTGGTGGGAGGTTGAGAAAGAGGCGCAAAGAGCCGCAGTTGGGAGGTGCGATCCGTGCAGACACAACAGCAGAGGTGGGAGGTATTGCTAGTCGATTGAGAAAGCGTCGTACAACGTAG